The Vicia villosa cultivar HV-30 ecotype Madison, WI linkage group LG1, Vvil1.0, whole genome shotgun sequence genome includes a region encoding these proteins:
- the LOC131617595 gene encoding calmodulin-2/4-like, with amino-acid sequence MAHILSEEQIVDFKEAFGLFDKDGDGCITVEELATVIRSLDQNPTEEELQDMISEVDADGNGTIEFDEFLNLMARKMKDTDAEEELREAFKVFDKDQNGYISASELRHVMMNLGEKLSDEEVKQMIKEADMDGDGQVDYDEFVKMMMTIR; translated from the exons ATGGCACATATCCTAAGTGAAGAACAAATTGTTGATTTCAAAGAAGCCTTTGGTTTGTTTGACAAAGATGGAGATG GTTGCATTACTGTGGAAGAATTGGCCACTGTTATTAGGTCATTGGATCAGAATCCCACTGAGGAAGAGCTACAAGATATGATAAGTGAAGTTGATGCAGATGGCAATGGAACAATTGAATTTGATGAGTTCTTGAACTTGATGGCAAGGAAAATGAAA GACACTGATGCAGAAGAGGAGCTAAGAGAGGCTTTCAAGGTCTTTGACAAAGATCAAAATGGCTATATTTCTGCCAGTGag TTGAGACATGTAATGATGAATCTAGGTGAAAAACTAAGTGATGAGGAGGTGAAGCAGATGATTAAAGAAGCAGATATGGATGGTGATGGCCAGGTTGACTATGATGAATTTGTCAAGATGATGATGACCATTAGATGA